The nucleotide sequence ATTGGTTGCGTATTATACATTATTCTATCGGGATTTGCAGCATCTCTCCGCATGGAAATACTAAAATTTAGAAAATAGGTGGGAAAAACAGGGGCAGGGCTTGTGCGGTGCGGGTTTCAGCAGGCGCTACGGTGCGAAATTGGGGTTGAATTTCGATCGTTGAATACAAAATTCCAACCCTGCACCCCGAAATTATACTCAGTTTTGCCTTGTTATTTTTGAAGTAGTTTTAGTAATTCTTGCGCCCCAGCAGTGGATGAGGCCGGATTTTGACCAGTGACAAGACCGCCATCTACGACCACAAAACTCTGCCAGTTTGCTGCTTTTTCAAAATGCCCGCCTAACCGTTTCAACTCCTCTTCGACAAGAAATGGCACTACTTTCGTAAGATGGACTGCCTCCTCTTCGCTGTTGGTAAAGCCTGTTACACGTTTGCCTTTTACCAGAGGAGTACCTTTGTAAGTGACATGTCGAAGCACACCGGGTGCATGGCATACCAGCGCAATTGGTTTTTCCGCATTATAGAAAGACTCCAGCAAGTGGATTGAATCTGCACTTTCAGCAAGGTCCCACAAGGGGCCATGACCACCAGGATAGAACACGGTGTCAAAATCCTCTGCCTTTATGTCTGCAAGCTTGACTGTTTGTGATAATGCTTTTTTCGCCAGCTCATCTTGCTTAAATCGCGTCATCGCAGAGGTCTGATTTTCAGGTAAATCACTCTTCGGATCGATTGGCGGTTGACCGCCTTTGGGAGATGCTAATGTTAATTGAGCGCCAGCATCCTTGAACACAAAATAGGGGGCTGCAAATTCTTCCAACCAGAAACCAGTTTCGCGGCCTGTATTTCCGAGCTGATTGTGTGACGTTAGCACCATTAATATATTCATTTATATTCCCTTTCCTTGTGAATACCCGATTAATTGCTAGATGAGAGGACTAGTATTTTTTCAAGTATAACATATCGATTGGCATTGATTATTTTGTCTGGTGCTATTCGCCGAGCTACATTCTTGCAAACAGTAAAGTGTAATGACTCTTAAAAAGCGGCAGGGGAATTACCTCCCTTGCCTGTGCATTTCATTTCGCGAATCAATCAGTAGAGACCATGACGTCGATCTTCTATCACCTTCTGTTTTATTTTTTTATGAGTCGTTTTAGATTTACTAGAATATTCTTCCCTTGCAGCTACATTCCTGGTTAAAGATTTTATGCTGCCTCTTTTGGATCCTGCGTGCTCTTTCGTTTCTAAAGGAGAAAAAAAGCTGAATAGATTATCACCAGAAGAAGTCTGCTCCGCACTTGCTGATGACACTGTGCCACTTAAGGGTAAACGCTCTTCTTCCTCCTCTTCACACAGGGGAATCTCGAACATAACACCGCCCCATCTTTCAGATACAGCGGTATCATGTCCTGAAGCCGGGAGTTCGATTTTAGCAGAGTCAACCATTGTATCTTTCGTCAGATCGAAATTAAATAGATCGTCTTCCTCGTCTTCGCCGATTGGAATCTCGAATAACAAATCGGCCCATTTATGTGCGGTGGCAGCCTGTTCCGACATTGGCGTTGCGGTAATAGTCCGTCCCACAACTGTGCCTATACTTGGTGCTGAATTAAATGCTTCCTCTTCGTTGAGAAACATTGTGACAGGTGGAGTCGACGTTGAGTCTGAGGACATGAGAGGTTCATCTTGCAAAAAATCAGCCAGGGGCACCCCCATCTTTGCAAGCGCCTTGATTCGCTTAAGTAAACAACTCAAATCACCAGGATGCGTTAGCGTTTCTTGCAAAATAGCTTCCCCGGCCACTGCCGTAGCAAGATGCCTTAGTATTCGCTTCCGATAAGGGATATCCAAATAAATGGGGGGAAATTTTGTTATATCAACAAATCCCCCAAATGAAGAAGACAGATAGACTCCGTCTTCAGGCGCTATTCCAGTAACCCCCTTATATTGCTCATCAGACTGTGTGAGTAAAGTAAATAAGTGCTTTCTAATGGGAGCAACTGTATGAGAAGTAATGACTTGACTCATATAAAGAGGAACATAGTGCCCCAAATTTTTTAACATGGTAATCAAATTAATTAGATTATTTTCAGCCACTTTCATTCGATGATCTAAACAAATGTCTATGAGTGTAATGAAGGCTTCTCCGACTGACGTGACTATTTTTATTGCACTGCCAAACTGATTAAAATCGCCGACATTAACTTCCGTATCACCTAAAACAACCTCGGGAGAATGCTCCCCTGCTGCATCACCTCGGAGGGGGAAATCATACCCGTTTTTTCATCGTATACCGAAAATCGGCAGTAGAGGCATGTTCTTTGGCGAAGTGATGAATAGTCGGTTGCCCGCCAATCGCTAATGGCGATTGAATATATAGCGCACAATTATGAACAGAATGATCTGACCAAAGAACAGGGACAGTAGCTAACAAGAGATGGATATCCGGCGGCAGTGTAGAAGTAACAGCGTATATTTTTTTAATAAACAATTTATATTCGCTCAAACTTAAAGGACTGTCTTTTGTGTAAAGGCTAAATTCATTCAGAATAAGGCGGGTTACCAAAACACTCTCCGGGTCACTGCCTCGTGTGGCATGCGCAATGCTAGCTTCATTGGCAAGGTTAGTGATATGAACA is from Legionella donaldsonii and encodes:
- a CDS encoding type 1 glutamine amidotransferase domain-containing protein, which produces MNILMVLTSHNQLGNTGRETGFWLEEFAAPYFVFKDAGAQLTLASPKGGQPPIDPKSDLPENQTSAMTRFKQDELAKKALSQTVKLADIKAEDFDTVFYPGGHGPLWDLAESADSIHLLESFYNAEKPIALVCHAPGVLRHVTYKGTPLVKGKRVTGFTNSEEEAVHLTKVVPFLVEEELKRLGGHFEKAANWQSFVVVDGGLVTGQNPASSTAGAQELLKLLQK